The Chitinophagales bacterium genome contains a region encoding:
- a CDS encoding polysaccharide deacetylase family protein translates to MKEMLAMLLRIGGVAHFLRVNKKETITILCLHRISNERNHVWAPLKVDLFRSLMLYCKKHYAVILPAQWNEKTLLPKLMITFDDGFYDFMENALPILAENNLPAVHHVLISSVLDNKPNWTYRLNLVVEDHLKSRQKFSLSEFMIPYAMDVMEKNAPKVALQAMLLLKDLPMQQAENIVSQLELACAGDLYYPKMMNEQDLKYCETAGIEIGSHGWTHVILNAAVGTAVLTQEISESKTTLEKMLGHAVHCFAFPAGQYDQAVMNHAAQAGYKYVFSAGDAFFHPEKMHGLPVLFPRVTPSAGDINMNVLKMEGFNLMLKKRTVAHGQE, encoded by the coding sequence ATGAAAGAAATGCTCGCTATGCTTTTGCGGATTGGCGGAGTAGCACACTTCCTCCGGGTGAATAAAAAAGAAACCATTACCATTTTATGCCTGCATCGCATCAGCAATGAGCGGAATCATGTTTGGGCACCGCTGAAAGTGGATCTCTTCCGGTCACTGATGTTGTATTGTAAAAAACATTATGCTGTAATACTGCCGGCGCAATGGAATGAAAAGACATTATTACCAAAACTGATGATCACGTTTGATGACGGCTTTTATGATTTCATGGAAAATGCTTTGCCCATCCTCGCGGAAAATAATTTGCCGGCAGTGCACCATGTGCTGATTTCATCCGTACTTGATAATAAGCCCAACTGGACTTACCGGCTTAACCTCGTGGTGGAAGATCATTTAAAATCGCGGCAAAAATTTTCGCTGTCGGAGTTCATGATTCCCTATGCGATGGATGTTATGGAAAAGAATGCACCCAAAGTTGCCCTGCAAGCCATGCTCCTGCTGAAAGATCTTCCTATGCAACAGGCAGAAAATATCGTGTCGCAGCTGGAGCTTGCGTGTGCCGGCGACCTTTATTACCCGAAGATGATGAACGAACAGGATCTGAAATACTGTGAGACAGCGGGCATAGAGATCGGATCGCATGGCTGGACGCATGTGATCTTAAATGCGGCAGTAGGTACGGCGGTATTGACGCAGGAAATCAGTGAATCAAAAACGACGCTTGAAAAAATGCTGGGACATGCCGTGCATTGTTTCGCATTTCCGGCAGGGCAATATGATCAGGCAGTGATGAATCATGCGGCACAGGCCGGCTACAAATATGTATTTTCGGCAGGCGATGCTTTCTTCCATCCCGAAAAGATGCATGGCTTACCCGTATTGTTTCCAAGGGTTACTCCTTCCGCCGGCGATATCAACATGAATGTGCTGAAGATGGAAGGATTCAACCTGATGCTGAAAAAAAGAACTGTGGCACATGGACAAGAATAA
- a CDS encoding glycosyltransferase translates to MQKQKVLILSYFFFPCNLPGAHRTFSWARHLHDFDLWPVVITRNWDRPLKNRNDLFMPTGNSVVHRVEDGYEVYYLPFKGGIRDMVLNRYGESRMVLLRKALTYLELIAQNFTTHALAYRNFYTFARELIRKDPSIKIIVTSAMPFGLFSICHKLHKATGKPWIADYRDDWNTTSWTSNYTIESHITGKKSLPDRILSFFESRSEKRWLSSASMVTTVSRYFVDKISNYVLRPAKVIYNGHDIDLGKLQPATGKKFTISYLGNLYWKQQIEIFFEGMAKAMAALNTRDIEIIFVGTAYDLQQGERIRKCAAAWNVPVTVTGWLSEQEVMDTVNASHLLLSIGYHGVKGVIPSKVFNYLAFRKPVLLCPSDYDELEETLNRSGLGIIANDAESCGRKVAEVYNNYLSGRSSVTPDDAVIDSFSRRSQAKKLASIIHTITGS, encoded by the coding sequence ATGCAAAAACAGAAAGTACTGATCCTCTCTTATTTCTTTTTTCCATGCAATCTCCCCGGCGCCCACCGCACCTTTTCATGGGCACGCCATCTGCATGATTTTGATCTTTGGCCTGTCGTCATCACCCGTAACTGGGACCGGCCGCTGAAAAACAGGAATGACTTGTTCATGCCTACAGGTAACTCGGTTGTGCACCGTGTGGAAGACGGGTATGAGGTGTATTACCTTCCCTTCAAAGGCGGCATCCGCGACATGGTGCTAAACCGTTACGGTGAATCAAGAATGGTTTTGCTGAGAAAAGCATTGACTTACCTCGAACTGATTGCCCAGAACTTTACCACGCATGCACTTGCCTACCGCAATTTTTACACGTTTGCAAGAGAACTGATCCGGAAAGACCCATCGATAAAAATCATAGTCACTTCCGCGATGCCCTTCGGCCTGTTCAGTATCTGTCATAAACTACACAAGGCAACCGGCAAACCGTGGATAGCAGATTACCGCGATGACTGGAATACCACGTCATGGACATCCAACTATACCATTGAAAGTCACATCACCGGGAAAAAATCCCTTCCAGACCGCATCCTCTCTTTCTTTGAGAGCAGGAGTGAGAAACGATGGCTGTCATCGGCCAGCATGGTGACCACCGTATCACGTTACTTCGTTGATAAAATTTCCAACTATGTATTGCGTCCTGCAAAGGTGATTTACAATGGCCATGATATTGACCTGGGAAAACTGCAACCGGCTACCGGCAAAAAGTTCACCATCAGCTATCTCGGAAATCTTTACTGGAAACAGCAGATTGAAATATTTTTTGAGGGCATGGCTAAAGCGATGGCAGCATTAAATACCCGCGACATCGAAATTATTTTCGTCGGCACGGCGTACGATCTTCAGCAAGGTGAAAGAATCAGGAAGTGCGCCGCAGCATGGAATGTTCCGGTAACGGTTACAGGCTGGCTGAGTGAACAGGAAGTAATGGATACTGTGAATGCTTCGCATTTGCTCCTCAGCATTGGATACCATGGTGTAAAAGGTGTGATACCCAGTAAAGTGTTTAACTACCTGGCCTTCCGGAAGCCGGTGTTGCTGTGTCCGTCTGATTATGATGAGCTGGAAGAAACACTCAACCGTTCCGGACTGGGAATCATTGCCAATGATGCCGAAAGCTGCGGCAGGAAAGTAGCCGAAGTGTATAACAATTATCTCAGTGGCCGCTCATCTGTTACACCTGACGATGCTGTTATCGACAGTTTTTCACGCCGCAGCCAGGCAAAAAAGCTTGCTTCCATCATTCATACAATCACCGGCAGCTGA
- a CDS encoding glycosyltransferase, which yields MPEAIAPAVLICITHSFPFDIGDEHFEDELKVLSERGVEVIVVPRSAVKEQTRLLPQQVKILWIPFRLSLVAKWKALLQLDWKVLRGEFNFVRKNFSRWPALALLRNMFGSLLIATDLCSKLRPVVDRYASQGYTVHLYSYWNDLSAVALALLKSRFPVVNACSRAHAFEIYDERHAGNYIPFQQIKFDKLNRIFFISSFGLNYIRQRFPALHFENCRLARLGCFEMPGAPYTKHASCIRIMSIGYNYSVKRIELLAESLTAVTGLEVQWKHVGTAMHDRSRYEKRVRELLSVNSTVQLQFTGNLNHQQLAELYASTSFDLLLNLSALEGVPVSMMECMSAGIPVMATAVGGVPEIVKDGFNGVLLPANPSPREVAAALEKFHAKSEAEIMSFRKHAHDTWQQQYNAAINYPVFAKELMPAVNA from the coding sequence ATGCCTGAAGCAATCGCACCTGCCGTGCTTATCTGCATTACACACTCTTTTCCTTTCGACATTGGCGATGAGCACTTTGAAGATGAGTTAAAAGTGCTGAGTGAAAGAGGTGTGGAAGTGATCGTCGTGCCGCGTTCGGCGGTGAAAGAGCAAACACGGTTGTTGCCGCAACAGGTGAAGATCTTGTGGATTCCGTTCAGGCTTTCACTGGTGGCAAAATGGAAAGCGCTGTTACAACTTGACTGGAAGGTGTTGCGCGGGGAATTCAATTTCGTCAGGAAAAATTTTAGCCGTTGGCCTGCATTGGCGCTGCTGCGTAATATGTTTGGGTCGTTGCTGATAGCGACAGACCTCTGCAGCAAGCTCCGTCCTGTGGTAGATCGATATGCGTCGCAGGGTTATACCGTTCACCTGTATTCTTACTGGAATGATCTTTCCGCTGTTGCGCTTGCCTTGCTGAAGAGCAGGTTCCCGGTTGTCAATGCCTGTTCCCGGGCGCATGCTTTCGAGATCTATGATGAGCGGCATGCAGGCAATTATATTCCGTTTCAGCAGATCAAGTTCGATAAGCTGAACAGGATTTTTTTTATCTCTTCCTTCGGACTGAACTATATCCGGCAGCGTTTTCCCGCACTGCATTTTGAAAACTGCCGTCTTGCACGGCTCGGTTGTTTTGAAATGCCGGGCGCACCATATACAAAGCATGCAAGCTGTATCCGGATAATGAGCATCGGATACAACTATTCCGTCAAGCGGATTGAGCTACTGGCGGAATCACTGACTGCGGTTACCGGACTGGAAGTGCAATGGAAACATGTGGGAACCGCCATGCATGACAGGAGCCGTTATGAAAAACGGGTGAGGGAGCTGCTTTCCGTCAACAGCACGGTGCAGCTTCAGTTTACCGGAAATTTAAACCATCAGCAACTGGCGGAATTATATGCGTCAACTTCATTTGACCTGCTGCTCAACCTCAGCGCGCTGGAAGGTGTGCCGGTAAGCATGATGGAATGTATGTCTGCCGGCATTCCCGTGATGGCAACAGCCGTGGGAGGTGTTCCTGAAATTGTGAAAGACGGATTCAACGGCGTACTGTTGCCAGCCAATCCTTCGCCCCGCGAAGTAGCGGCAGCCCTGGAAAAATTTCATGCAAAGAGTGAAGCGGAGATCATGTCATTCCGGAAGCATGCGCATGATACCTGGCAGCAACAATACAATGCCGCTATCAATTATCCTGTATTTGCAAAAGAGCTGATGCCGGCTGTTAACGCCTGA
- a CDS encoding GNAT family N-acetyltransferase, whose protein sequence is METPATYHRLVQLSVPLFHQPFWLDAVAPGAWHAIEIMEDGKLIASAPYVMKKSLLGTELIMPKLTQFLGPNLLLPQVDYKERLAKEMQLLEQIILQLPAHDFFLQRWHYHYQNWLPFYWKGYHQTTRYTYVLPDISQPETLRKHFSDKVKREIHKAEKQFTVERSSAVQPFYAMLAANFKSKAMDIPFDAALLQRIYAACRKHQSGDIWLSRDAHGTVAGGIMVAWDQQSAYYIIGGKNNDFGNAGVMSHLFWQCFNDLKSTVKQFDFEGSMIRGVENYFRSFGALQQGFFELSKISSVLQSAKSGLRKQFRR, encoded by the coding sequence TTGGAAACACCTGCAACATATCACCGTTTAGTCCAATTAAGTGTTCCGCTTTTTCATCAGCCGTTCTGGCTGGATGCGGTAGCGCCCGGCGCCTGGCATGCCATTGAGATCATGGAAGACGGCAAGCTGATTGCTTCCGCGCCTTATGTTATGAAGAAAAGCTTGCTGGGCACAGAGCTCATCATGCCGAAGCTCACGCAGTTCCTTGGCCCGAATCTCTTACTGCCACAGGTTGATTACAAGGAGCGCCTCGCTAAAGAGATGCAACTGCTGGAACAAATTATCCTGCAGCTGCCTGCCCACGATTTCTTTTTACAGCGCTGGCATTACCATTATCAGAACTGGCTGCCGTTTTATTGGAAAGGCTACCATCAGACAACACGCTACACTTATGTGCTGCCCGATATTTCACAACCGGAAACTCTGCGCAAACATTTTAGTGATAAAGTGAAAAGAGAAATCCATAAAGCGGAAAAGCAGTTTACGGTGGAGCGCAGCAGTGCAGTGCAGCCATTTTATGCAATGCTTGCCGCCAACTTTAAAAGCAAGGCAATGGATATTCCCTTTGACGCGGCCTTGTTGCAACGGATTTACGCAGCATGCCGTAAACACCAGTCCGGCGATATCTGGTTATCGAGAGATGCTCACGGAACTGTTGCCGGAGGTATCATGGTTGCCTGGGATCAACAGAGCGCCTATTATATTATTGGCGGAAAGAACAATGACTTTGGTAATGCCGGTGTAATGAGTCATCTTTTCTGGCAATGCTTTAATGATTTGAAATCCACGGTGAAGCAATTTGATTTTGAAGGATCGATGATCAGGGGAGTGGAAAATTATTTCCGTTCATTTGGCGCGTTGCAGCAGGGATTTTTTGAGTTGTCTAAAATCAGTTCTGTGTTGCAATCGGCGAAATCCGGATTGCGTAAACAGTTCAGGCGTTAA
- a CDS encoding glycosyltransferase codes for MQKIRVAHVIYNLQRGGAERLTLDICRELNKRNDFESVLIVFDDRNDFPEATGDINIVRCSSTVVLKFPWNVVSDLADWNHIMTKQKPDIIHSHLFYADWVSREHLYKDIAYFSHIHGITTQYERLSAGQWLSRQHAIRLVTGRHIRKRYKACHNQFIANSHEIKRYLQRNLNDKSGMVHLLPNAIDRQRFSSKQHGSSGQLIRLVSTGTLNENKNQAFLLLVVQQLRAKGIPVQLDLLGDGPLLHELEKKVKEYQLENAVHLHGMVQDVEAYLQQADIYVHAASNEPFGLALAEALSVGLPVISLDGKGTRNIVEDGSNGFVVSSHDPELFAKKIMDVAKDENTYIGFSNRARESAEKFDIGNYVDKLTVLYRNELKYRRPNAVAYTT; via the coding sequence ATGCAAAAAATCAGGGTGGCGCATGTCATTTATAACCTGCAACGCGGCGGTGCTGAGCGACTAACCCTTGATATCTGCCGTGAACTGAACAAAAGAAATGATTTCGAATCGGTGCTGATCGTGTTTGATGACCGGAACGATTTTCCGGAAGCCACCGGTGACATCAATATCGTGCGGTGCAGCAGCACAGTCGTGCTGAAATTCCCATGGAATGTAGTGAGCGACCTTGCAGACTGGAACCATATCATGACGAAGCAAAAACCCGATATCATTCATTCCCATCTGTTTTATGCTGATTGGGTGAGCCGTGAACACCTGTATAAGGATATAGCATACTTCTCGCACATTCACGGAATCACTACGCAATATGAACGGCTTTCGGCCGGGCAGTGGCTAAGCCGCCAGCATGCAATACGTTTGGTTACCGGCAGGCATATCAGGAAAAGATACAAGGCCTGCCACAATCAGTTTATCGCGAATTCGCATGAAATCAAGCGATACCTTCAGCGTAATTTAAACGACAAAAGCGGCATGGTGCACCTTCTGCCGAATGCAATCGACCGGCAGAGATTCAGCAGCAAGCAACACGGCTCCTCCGGCCAACTGATCAGGTTAGTTAGTACAGGCACTTTGAATGAAAACAAGAACCAAGCATTTCTGCTTTTGGTCGTGCAGCAACTTCGTGCTAAAGGAATACCGGTTCAGCTTGATCTCCTCGGTGACGGCCCGCTGTTGCATGAACTGGAAAAGAAAGTAAAAGAATATCAGCTGGAAAATGCCGTTCATTTGCATGGCATGGTACAGGATGTGGAGGCCTATTTACAGCAGGCAGATATTTATGTGCATGCAGCCAGTAACGAACCCTTCGGGCTTGCATTGGCAGAAGCGTTGTCAGTTGGGTTGCCGGTGATCAGCCTCGATGGCAAAGGTACCCGCAACATCGTGGAGGACGGAAGTAACGGCTTCGTGGTAAGCAGTCATGATCCCGAATTATTTGCAAAAAAAATAATGGATGTTGCGAAAGATGAAAACACATACATTGGGTTTTCAAACCGGGCCCGGGAAAGTGCGGAGAAATTTGACATCGGTAATTACGTTGACAAACTTACCGTGCTTTACCGGAATGAGTTGAAGTACAGAAGACCAAATGCTGTTGCATACACCACTTAA
- a CDS encoding glycosyltransferase, producing the protein MAGQLPVVSVCTLIYNSGHWVIEALQTVQQQSYPQHAIQHIVIDDGSADDSANVVDEWIRKNNFQCLFIRHDANQGICKSLNEALRHATGKYFSSLGDDLWKVNRLEKLVAAFEKLPDEYALIHTPVDFCDENSVITKRHFQRNNHVMEGVVFTEILSNGSMVIPPSVIYRTDCIRTAGGYNEAMVFEDLDMLLKLSYRYKFKWLDEALTVYRIQNRISSSNTDFFMKEGVFTLPLYYIVSTAPFLGKQKKIDKIILKNQAAAKRAYHLSKDKRDTGPVNLFHYSVFDRYIPDYLRKEKMLFPYLLQLTKLFLFRKRAGYSIRDIAYLFRLYFKN; encoded by the coding sequence ATGGCTGGTCAGCTTCCCGTTGTTTCTGTCTGCACACTGATCTATAATTCAGGCCACTGGGTTATAGAAGCATTGCAAACTGTTCAGCAGCAATCGTACCCGCAGCATGCCATACAACATATTGTGATTGACGACGGATCTGCTGATGATTCCGCAAACGTGGTGGACGAATGGATCAGGAAAAATAATTTTCAGTGCCTGTTTATCCGGCATGATGCGAACCAGGGAATCTGCAAGAGCCTGAATGAAGCTTTGCGTCATGCTACCGGTAAATATTTTTCCTCTTTGGGAGATGACCTTTGGAAAGTGAACCGTCTTGAGAAGCTGGTGGCAGCATTTGAAAAACTACCCGATGAATATGCTTTGATTCACACACCGGTTGACTTCTGTGATGAAAACAGCGTCATCACCAAGCGCCATTTCCAACGAAATAATCATGTGATGGAAGGAGTTGTGTTTACGGAAATCTTAAGCAATGGCAGCATGGTTATTCCACCGTCGGTCATCTACAGAACTGATTGCATCCGTACTGCCGGCGGATATAATGAAGCAATGGTGTTTGAAGATCTTGATATGCTGCTTAAGCTTTCTTACCGGTACAAATTTAAATGGCTGGATGAAGCATTGACCGTTTACCGGATACAAAACAGGATCAGCAGCAGCAACACTGATTTTTTTATGAAAGAAGGAGTGTTCACCTTGCCGCTGTATTATATTGTAAGCACTGCTCCTTTTCTTGGTAAACAAAAAAAGATTGACAAAATTATTCTGAAAAATCAGGCTGCCGCGAAACGGGCTTATCATCTGTCGAAGGATAAGCGCGATACAGGACCGGTTAACCTCTTCCACTACTCCGTCTTTGACCGTTATATACCGGATTACTTGCGTAAAGAAAAGATGCTGTTTCCCTATCTGCTGCAGCTGACGAAACTTTTCCTGTTCAGGAAGAGAGCAGGTTATTCCATAAGAGATATTGCTTACCTGTTCAGGCTCTATTTCAAAAACTGA
- a CDS encoding DegT/DnrJ/EryC1/StrS family aminotransferase, producing the protein MAAEISAALQATLEGGWYILGKNVEHFEQEYAAFGGGGYCVAVSNGLDALHLCLLALEIGEGDEVIVPSNTYIATLLAISHVNARPVPVEPSLASYNIDPGKIEEKITSKTKAIMPVHLYGRACEMDAIADVAQRHGLYVIEDNAQAHGAYCKGRMTGTFGEVNATSFYPTKNLGALGDAGAITTHSAPLAKKIRLLRNYGSEKKYINTVIGYNNRMDELQAAILQVRLRHLRQDNAERIKLAASYVEQLKNEAAIILPAQSAEAANVCHLFVIRTEKRDALQQFLMEKNIETIVHYPVPPHLQQAYSHLGYKRGDFPVSEKIADTCLSLPLYPGLGEDAITYICESIHAFF; encoded by the coding sequence ATGGCTGCGGAAATCAGCGCTGCCTTGCAGGCAACCCTTGAAGGCGGATGGTATATACTTGGCAAAAATGTGGAGCACTTTGAACAGGAATATGCGGCATTCGGTGGCGGTGGCTATTGCGTGGCAGTCAGCAATGGCCTCGATGCCCTTCACCTTTGTCTGCTGGCACTGGAAATCGGTGAGGGCGATGAAGTAATCGTGCCTTCCAACACCTACATCGCTACGCTGCTCGCCATATCACATGTAAATGCAAGACCGGTGCCCGTTGAACCGTCGCTGGCATCATACAATATTGATCCGGGTAAGATCGAAGAGAAGATCACGTCAAAGACCAAAGCCATTATGCCGGTTCATCTGTATGGCCGCGCATGCGAAATGGATGCAATAGCTGACGTGGCACAACGGCACGGTTTGTATGTCATTGAAGACAATGCGCAGGCGCATGGCGCTTATTGTAAAGGGCGGATGACAGGAACATTCGGTGAAGTGAATGCAACGAGTTTTTATCCTACCAAAAACCTTGGCGCTTTAGGAGATGCCGGCGCCATTACCACACATTCGGCACCGCTGGCAAAAAAAATCCGTTTGCTGCGCAATTACGGATCAGAAAAAAAATACATCAACACCGTGATCGGCTATAACAACCGTATGGATGAGCTGCAGGCCGCTATATTGCAGGTGAGACTGCGCCACCTTCGGCAGGATAATGCCGAAAGAATTAAACTCGCCGCATCCTATGTTGAACAACTGAAAAATGAAGCGGCCATCATATTGCCGGCGCAAAGTGCCGAAGCCGCTAATGTCTGCCACCTTTTTGTAATCCGGACGGAGAAGCGGGATGCCTTACAGCAATTTCTGATGGAAAAAAATATTGAAACGATCGTGCATTACCCCGTTCCGCCTCATCTGCAGCAAGCATATTCACACCTCGGATATAAAAGAGGTGACTTCCCTGTCAGTGAAAAAATCGCCGACACTTGCCTCAGCCTTCCGCTTTATCCCGGACTCGGCGAGGATGCAATCACTTACATTTGTGAAAGCATTCACGCGTTTTTTTAA
- a CDS encoding class I SAM-dependent methyltransferase has product MGRKLDQYFNAYRLHEFETVQAYYRRKKVLEIIAGLAPKSILEVGSGNHPLFTDIPTFERFCVVEPADGFYREAVKHREQLPQATQKKITLHQADFESYSRHAEAAFDLVVIGGLLHEVEFPEKILAAAARISSASTIIHINVPNAYSFHRMLAVSAGLIPSVFTVSEAQQQLQQHHTFDMEQLSSLVIKNGFTVIDRGSFFLKPFTHQQMQQMLTHNIINQQILDGLYALGDQFPLHGSEIFMNIKLS; this is encoded by the coding sequence ATGGGCCGCAAACTCGATCAATATTTCAATGCTTACCGTTTGCATGAGTTTGAAACGGTGCAGGCCTATTACCGCCGGAAAAAGGTATTGGAGATCATCGCAGGGCTGGCACCAAAATCAATCCTGGAAGTCGGTTCAGGCAATCATCCCCTCTTTACAGATATTCCAACATTTGAACGGTTTTGTGTTGTTGAACCTGCTGACGGGTTTTACCGCGAAGCCGTGAAGCACAGAGAGCAACTGCCGCAAGCAACACAGAAGAAAATAACACTGCATCAAGCGGACTTTGAATCTTATTCCCGGCATGCGGAAGCGGCCTTTGACCTGGTAGTGATTGGCGGCTTGCTGCATGAAGTGGAGTTTCCTGAAAAAATACTGGCAGCAGCTGCACGGATTTCTTCTGCGTCCACCATCATTCACATCAATGTTCCGAATGCGTATTCTTTTCACAGGATGCTGGCCGTTTCGGCAGGACTGATTCCTTCCGTGTTTACGGTTTCCGAAGCTCAGCAGCAATTACAACAACACCATACCTTTGACATGGAACAGCTGTCATCGCTCGTCATCAAAAACGGATTTACCGTTATTGACCGTGGTTCTTTTTTCCTGAAGCCTTTTACGCATCAGCAGATGCAGCAAATGCTCACGCATAACATCATCAACCAACAAATACTGGACGGGCTGTATGCCCTCGGCGATCAGTTCCCGCTGCATGGATCAGAAATTTTCATGAACATAAAACTGTCATAA
- a CDS encoding GNAT family N-acetyltransferase, whose protein sequence is MTGIVRYKSSMSEEWNAFVEGSKNATFLFNRNYMDYHADRFEDHSLFFIEKEKIISVVAMNRLENSFISHQGLTYGGFLSGNGMKQEKMDRCFDALLNYAQQCGISEIVYKTIPYIYHRYPAGEDLHCLFKRGFMLTRRDVMATIDIAMLNDSIRDREQEVQRAKRNNLHVQRSRDLPRYMAIVKALTNKKFNRDPVHTAEEMMQLAAAFPDNIKLYAAFRNSHMLGGILIYETATVAHAQYIAADNEGEQTGAIDLVIDYLIYEAYPHKQYLDLGNCAENDGMQLNNGLMSFKERCGGRAVAHDFYTFKS, encoded by the coding sequence ATGACCGGCATCGTCCGCTATAAGAGCAGCATGAGCGAGGAGTGGAACGCCTTTGTGGAAGGCAGCAAGAATGCCACGTTTCTGTTTAACCGGAATTACATGGATTATCATGCGGACCGTTTTGAAGATCATTCCCTGTTTTTTATAGAGAAAGAAAAGATCATTTCCGTAGTGGCGATGAACCGGCTGGAAAACAGTTTTATCTCTCACCAGGGACTTACTTATGGCGGGTTTCTCAGCGGAAACGGCATGAAGCAGGAAAAAATGGATCGTTGTTTTGATGCCTTACTGAACTATGCGCAGCAGTGTGGCATTTCGGAAATTGTTTACAAAACAATACCGTATATCTATCACCGGTATCCCGCCGGTGAAGATCTGCACTGCCTTTTTAAAAGAGGGTTCATGCTGACACGGCGCGATGTGATGGCAACGATAGACATAGCCATGCTGAATGATTCCATCAGAGACCGCGAGCAGGAAGTGCAACGTGCAAAAAGAAACAACCTGCATGTGCAGCGGTCACGTGACCTGCCGCGATATATGGCTATCGTGAAAGCACTCACGAATAAAAAATTCAACCGCGATCCTGTTCATACTGCTGAAGAGATGATGCAACTGGCGGCCGCCTTTCCGGATAATATTAAGTTGTATGCTGCCTTTAGAAACAGCCACATGCTGGGCGGCATTCTTATTTATGAAACAGCAACAGTTGCCCATGCGCAATATATTGCCGCAGATAATGAAGGTGAGCAAACCGGTGCGATTGACCTGGTGATTGACTACCTGATTTATGAAGCCTATCCGCACAAACAATATCTTGACCTCGGCAATTGTGCGGAAAACGACGGCATGCAGCTGAATAACGGGCTGATGTCATTTAAAGAACGATGTGGCGGACGGGCCGTCGCACATGATTTTTACACTTTCAAAAGCTGA